A stretch of Gloeocapsopsis sp. IPPAS B-1203 DNA encodes these proteins:
- a CDS encoding 2-succinylbenzoate--CoA ligase: protein MEYSLEDFKNYIEHYLVCENSDRLPQLTEEIYSQITQCQIQTPHILIAEREPVRFIASFMAACSAGYPVFLCNPDWKKQEWQQVCSLVQPDIILASNQLPIINYQLPIINYQLPITNYQLPITNQIMIPTGGSSGKIKFAIHTWETLTASVTGFQQYFQLQQVNSYCVLPLYHVSGLMQFMRSFTSKGKLVIQNFKQLERREKYQVNPVDFFISLVPTQLQRLLQNSLLKDQLSQFQTVLLGGAPAWNELLAEARSNKIPLALTYGMTETASQVATLKPEDFLQGKDNCGKILPHAKVEICSARNQIGNIKIQSKSLALGYYPNVFETPELILDDLGYLDSQGYLNIIGRSSEKIISGGENLYPIEIEIAIRDTQMVKDICIIGIPDPHWGQAVTAIYVPNSSTCVTTLQATLKNKLSRFKIPKYWISLTALPRNTQGKINRQHLQQLALTSLQK, encoded by the coding sequence ATGGAATACTCGCTAGAGGATTTTAAAAACTACATAGAACATTATTTGGTTTGTGAAAACAGCGATCGCTTACCGCAATTAACTGAGGAAATCTACTCACAAATTACTCAGTGTCAAATACAAACTCCTCACATTCTCATCGCTGAAAGAGAACCAGTAAGATTTATAGCAAGCTTTATGGCTGCTTGTAGCGCTGGCTATCCGGTGTTTCTTTGTAATCCTGACTGGAAAAAACAAGAATGGCAACAAGTATGTAGTTTAGTTCAACCCGACATCATTTTAGCAAGCAACCAATTACCCATTATCAATTACCAATTACCCATTATCAATTACCAATTACCCATTACCAATTACCAATTACCAATTACCAACCAAATCATGATCCCTACTGGTGGTTCATCAGGCAAAATAAAATTTGCCATCCACACCTGGGAAACACTAACAGCATCAGTTACAGGTTTTCAACAATATTTTCAACTTCAACAAGTTAATTCTTACTGCGTACTGCCACTGTATCACGTCAGTGGATTAATGCAGTTTATGCGTTCTTTTACAAGTAAAGGTAAGTTAGTCATTCAAAACTTCAAGCAACTAGAACGTCGAGAAAAATATCAAGTCAACCCTGTAGATTTTTTTATTTCTTTAGTACCAACGCAACTACAACGACTATTACAAAATTCATTACTCAAAGATCAGTTATCACAATTTCAAACTGTGTTATTGGGTGGTGCGCCAGCATGGAATGAACTATTAGCAGAAGCCCGATCAAACAAAATTCCTCTAGCACTTACCTATGGAATGACAGAAACTGCTTCGCAGGTAGCAACTCTTAAGCCAGAAGATTTTTTACAAGGAAAAGACAATTGCGGAAAGATTCTGCCTCATGCAAAAGTTGAAATTTGTAGTGCGCGAAATCAAATTGGTAATATTAAAATTCAATCTAAATCTTTAGCCTTAGGCTACTATCCTAATGTGTTTGAAACACCTGAGTTAATATTAGATGACTTAGGATATTTGGATTCTCAAGGATATTTAAATATTATCGGACGTAGCAGTGAAAAAATTATTAGTGGCGGAGAAAATCTTTATCCAATCGAAATTGAAATAGCCATTCGCGACACCCAAATGGTCAAAGATATTTGTATTATTGGAATTCCAGATCCTCACTGGGGACAAGCAGTAACAGCTATTTACGTTCCCAACTCAAGTACATGCGTAACAACTTTGCAAGCAACTCTCAAAAACAAACTTAGTAGATTCAAAATTCCCAAATATTGGATTTCCCTCACCGCATTACCCCGCAACACCCAGGGCAAAATTAACCGTCAACATCTACAACAACTTGCCTTAACCTCACTCCAAAAATAG
- a CDS encoding o-succinylbenzoate synthase translates to MEILTYQFEFRDYQRQFQSPLKTNYGSWKVREGIILRFTNKIGKVSYGEIAPISWFGSETIEQAKAFCDQLPRELTQEVIFSIPDTLPACQFGFESALEEVSDREQHLECSALLPAGEAALETWQKLWSEGYRTFKWKIGVEAIAAELEVFKQLVRIPVSAKLRLDANGGLSYSQANLWLQTCDRLKEDPTISIEIEYLEQPLAVTEFAAMLELSHSYKSTIALDESVATLQQLQQCYQQGWRGIFIIKPAIAGFPSRLRQFCQRYQIDTVFSSVFETQIGKSVALKLATELSSPHRAIGFGVDHLLQEQDSHWLENLWNTR, encoded by the coding sequence GTGGAGATACTAACTTATCAATTTGAGTTTCGTGACTACCAACGACAGTTTCAGTCACCGTTGAAAACAAATTATGGTAGCTGGAAAGTTCGCGAAGGAATTATTCTGCGTTTTACAAATAAAATAGGTAAAGTGAGCTATGGAGAAATTGCTCCGATAAGTTGGTTTGGTTCAGAAACAATAGAACAAGCTAAGGCTTTTTGCGATCAGTTACCACGAGAATTAACTCAAGAGGTCATCTTTTCAATTCCTGATACTTTACCTGCGTGTCAATTTGGGTTTGAATCAGCGTTAGAAGAGGTGAGTGATAGAGAACAACATTTAGAGTGTAGTGCGTTGTTGCCTGCTGGGGAAGCTGCTTTAGAGACTTGGCAGAAATTGTGGAGTGAAGGTTATCGTACTTTTAAGTGGAAGATTGGGGTTGAGGCGATCGCAGCAGAACTAGAAGTCTTTAAACAACTTGTGCGCATACCCGTCTCAGCAAAGCTGCGATTAGATGCTAATGGAGGATTGAGTTACAGCCAAGCAAATTTATGGTTACAGACGTGCGATCGCCTCAAAGAAGATCCAACAATATCTATAGAAATAGAATACCTAGAACAACCATTAGCAGTCACAGAATTTGCTGCCATGTTAGAGTTGAGTCACAGCTACAAGAGTACGATCGCTTTAGATGAGTCAGTAGCAACACTTCAGCAACTACAACAGTGCTATCAACAGGGTTGGCGAGGGATTTTTATCATTAAGCCAGCGATCGCCGGTTTTCCCTCACGTTTGCGCCAGTTTTGTCAGAGATATCAAATCGATACAGTTTTCTCCTCTGTTTTTGAAACTCAAATTGGTAAATCAGTAGCGTTGAAACTTGCAACTGAATTATCTTCTCCTCATCGGGCTATTGGATTTGGAGTCGATCATTTGCTTCAAGAACAGGATAGTCACTGGTTAGAAAACTTATGGAATACTCGCTAG
- the menA gene encoding 2-carboxy-1,4-naphthoquinone phytyltransferase has translation MTTKLIEYPNTKLWMAAIKPPMYSVAIMPIWIGSTVAFAETKYFHPAIFSTFIAAAVFILAWENLSNDVFDSETGIDKNKAHSLVNLTGNKSLIFWIGNLFLVLGLLGILLIAWWQQDLTVIGLILLCCFLGYMYQGPPFRLGYQGLGEVICFFCFGPLAVAAAYYSQTQSWSWTSLAASFIVGIVTSLILFCSHFHQVKDDIAAGKRSPIVRLGTKKSAQLLLWIGGSIYLFTLLFVIFGIFPIWTLLSLISLPFALKLFRHVLEYHNQPEKVSNCKFLAVEMHFWSSLLLGLGFILTAS, from the coding sequence ATGACTACAAAACTGATAGAATATCCAAATACCAAATTATGGATGGCAGCAATTAAGCCACCAATGTACAGTGTGGCAATTATGCCAATATGGATAGGAAGCACCGTTGCCTTTGCTGAGACTAAATATTTTCATCCAGCAATATTTTCTACTTTTATAGCAGCGGCTGTTTTCATTCTTGCTTGGGAGAATTTGAGTAATGATGTTTTTGATTCGGAAACTGGAATAGATAAAAATAAAGCTCATTCTCTTGTTAACTTAACAGGTAATAAATCCTTAATATTTTGGATAGGAAATCTATTTTTAGTTTTAGGGTTATTAGGGATACTATTAATTGCTTGGTGGCAACAAGATTTAACTGTCATTGGTCTAATTTTGTTGTGCTGTTTTTTGGGTTATATGTACCAGGGACCACCTTTTCGCTTGGGATATCAAGGTTTAGGAGAAGTTATTTGCTTCTTTTGTTTTGGTCCCCTAGCAGTTGCAGCAGCATACTATAGCCAAACTCAATCTTGGTCATGGACGAGTTTAGCTGCAAGCTTTATTGTAGGAATTGTGACAAGTTTGATTTTATTTTGTTCGCATTTTCACCAAGTCAAAGACGATATAGCTGCTGGAAAGCGATCGCCAATTGTCCGGCTTGGTACAAAAAAATCCGCACAACTTCTGCTTTGGATTGGTGGTAGTATTTATCTTTTCACACTATTGTTTGTAATTTTTGGGATATTTCCAATTTGGACGTTACTTAGTTTAATCAGCTTACCGTTTGCATTGAAGTTATTTCGCCATGTCTTGGAATACCACAATCAACCAGAAAAAGTCAGTAATTGCAAATTTTTAGCTGTAGAAATGCATTTTTGGAGTAGTTTATTACTAGGTTTAGGCTTTATTCTGACAGCAAGTTAA
- a CDS encoding isochorismate synthase — protein sequence MPVLPCRPNTYLYHNELYQFLSHCQQNCVADSSRIVNISLEVEDVDPLVVLQEIEQPNQLSFYFENKSNKSAIAAIDAVAQLQTSGVNRFSQAQKFVNSCLDKIIKVDTSNEASTGPHFFCSFSFFNETAQIDYPFPAATIFLPRWQISRYGDRCILVANFLIEQETNLSRLYQDWCQKIRTINLLKLQSNPENNYNSISRNQQIKNIKNFKQSIISSLKLIESNYFQKIVLAHPLDVSCETPFNLFQSLENLRNIHPGCYVFAVSNGKGQNFLGASPERLISIDNQQLNTDALAGSAPRGKTLAEDTKLANCLLNSEKERHEHRVVIDFITQCLYELGIVPQTLSPRLRQLSNIQHLWTPIQAKLPANVHPLEIVAALHPTPAVAGVSRDVACTKIQDYETFERGLYAAPLGWLDDRGNCEFIVGIRSALIDRDRARLYAGAGIVAGSNPDREIAEIQLKLQALLKALV from the coding sequence ATGCCAGTTTTACCATGTCGTCCTAATACGTATCTTTACCACAATGAGCTATATCAGTTTCTTTCACATTGTCAACAAAATTGCGTAGCAGATTCTTCACGCATAGTTAATATTTCTCTCGAAGTTGAGGACGTCGATCCACTCGTTGTACTTCAGGAAATAGAGCAGCCGAATCAATTAAGTTTTTACTTTGAGAACAAAAGTAACAAATCAGCGATCGCTGCTATTGATGCTGTTGCTCAACTACAAACTTCTGGTGTAAATCGTTTTTCTCAAGCGCAAAAGTTTGTTAATTCCTGTCTCGATAAAATTATTAAAGTAGACACCAGTAACGAAGCTTCTACCGGACCTCACTTTTTTTGTAGCTTCAGTTTCTTTAATGAAACCGCTCAAATAGATTATCCATTTCCAGCAGCTACTATATTTTTACCTCGTTGGCAGATATCTCGCTATGGCGATCGCTGTATATTAGTTGCGAACTTCTTAATAGAGCAAGAAACAAATTTAAGTAGATTATACCAAGATTGGTGTCAAAAAATTAGAACGATAAACTTATTAAAACTTCAAAGCAATCCAGAGAACAATTATAATTCAATCAGTCGCAACCAACAAATAAAAAATATTAAGAATTTTAAACAATCAATTATATCTAGTTTAAAGTTAATTGAGTCAAATTATTTCCAGAAAATCGTTTTAGCGCATCCTCTTGATGTGAGTTGCGAGACCCCTTTTAACTTGTTTCAATCTCTTGAAAACCTGCGGAACATTCATCCAGGTTGTTACGTTTTTGCTGTCAGTAATGGTAAGGGACAAAACTTTCTTGGAGCAAGTCCAGAACGTTTGATTAGTATTGACAATCAACAGTTAAATACCGACGCACTAGCAGGTTCAGCACCACGAGGAAAAACCTTAGCAGAAGACACCAAACTCGCAAATTGTTTATTGAATAGTGAAAAAGAAAGACACGAACATCGTGTTGTGATTGATTTTATTACCCAATGCCTGTATGAATTGGGCATAGTGCCCCAAACTCTATCACCGCGACTGCGGCAACTCTCTAATATTCAGCATTTGTGGACACCAATTCAAGCAAAACTACCAGCAAACGTTCATCCCTTAGAAATTGTTGCTGCGCTTCATCCTACTCCTGCGGTAGCGGGTGTCTCGCGCGATGTTGCTTGTACAAAAATTCAAGACTATGAAACCTTTGAGCGTGGTTTGTACGCTGCGCCTTTAGGGTGGCTTGACGATCGAGGAAACTGTGAGTTTATTGTCGGAATTCGTTCTGCTTTGATTGATCGCGATCGCGCTAGACTTTACGCGGGTGCAGGTATTGTTGCAGGTTCTAATCCCGATCGCGAAATTGCGGAGATTCAACTTAAACTTCAAGCCTTGCTGAAAGCCTTAGTTTGA
- a CDS encoding glutamate-5-semialdehyde dehydrogenase: MTTQINLPLTAIARKTRDCAQKLAVLSSEQKNQAIEAIAQALEAATDEILAANAADCAAARDTIPKPLYHRLKLDRAKLQSAIAGVRDVGKLTDPVGAVQIHRQLDDGLILKRVTCPLGVLGVIFEARPDAAIQISALAIKSGNGVILKGGKEAIRSCEAIVKAIHLGLAQTAIGPDVMQLLTTREETLELLQLDQFVDLIIPRGSNAFVRFVQENTRIPVLGHADGVCHLYIDRAADLSKAVAVAVDSKTQYPAACNAIETLLIHQAIAPAFLTLLAPAMQKHNVELRGDAGTREILDIAPATEADWSTEYSDLILSIKVVDSLTDAIAHINEYGSGHTDAIVTENAEAADTFLSQVNAAGVFHNCSTRFADGFRYGFGAEVGISTQKLPPRGPVGLEGLVTYKYQLTGDGHIVATYTGENPKPFTHKDLD; encoded by the coding sequence ATGACTACTCAGATTAACCTTCCTTTAACTGCGATCGCCCGCAAAACTCGTGACTGCGCTCAAAAATTAGCAGTTCTTTCTAGTGAACAGAAGAATCAAGCAATTGAGGCGATTGCGCAAGCTTTAGAAGCAGCTACAGATGAAATTTTGGCGGCGAATGCTGCGGATTGTGCGGCAGCACGAGATACAATTCCTAAACCACTGTATCATCGGCTGAAGTTAGATCGGGCAAAGTTGCAAAGTGCGATCGCGGGAGTCCGTGATGTTGGGAAACTTACCGATCCAGTGGGTGCAGTGCAAATTCATCGTCAGCTTGATGATGGTTTGATTCTCAAGCGCGTGACTTGTCCTTTAGGTGTATTAGGTGTTATTTTTGAAGCTCGTCCTGATGCGGCAATTCAAATTTCGGCTTTGGCAATAAAATCAGGAAATGGTGTCATCCTTAAAGGTGGTAAAGAAGCAATACGCTCTTGTGAAGCAATTGTGAAAGCGATTCATCTAGGATTAGCTCAAACGGCGATTGGTCCTGATGTTATGCAGTTACTGACAACCCGCGAAGAAACTCTAGAGTTGTTGCAACTCGATCAATTCGTTGATTTAATTATTCCTAGAGGTTCTAATGCTTTTGTACGCTTTGTGCAAGAGAATACGCGCATTCCTGTGTTAGGTCATGCTGATGGCGTATGTCATCTTTATATTGACCGTGCAGCAGATTTAAGTAAAGCTGTCGCAGTTGCTGTAGATTCAAAAACACAGTATCCAGCAGCGTGTAATGCCATTGAAACTCTACTAATACACCAAGCGATCGCGCCTGCATTTTTGACGCTTCTCGCCCCAGCGATGCAAAAGCACAATGTTGAATTACGCGGTGATGCAGGAACTCGCGAAATCTTAGATATTGCACCTGCAACAGAAGCCGATTGGTCAACTGAATACAGCGATTTAATTTTATCAATTAAGGTTGTCGATTCTTTAACGGATGCGATCGCGCATATTAATGAGTATGGTTCGGGACATACAGATGCGATCGTGACTGAAAATGCAGAAGCAGCAGATACTTTCTTATCGCAAGTTAACGCAGCGGGAGTGTTTCATAATTGTTCCACGCGCTTTGCTGATGGCTTCCGTTACGGTTTTGGTGCTGAAGTCGGAATTAGTACGCAAAAATTACCACCTCGCGGTCCCGTAGGGTTGGAAGGTTTGGTAACTTATAAGTATCAACTGACTGGTGATGGTCATATTGTGGCAACTTATACTGGTGAAAATCCTAAACCGTTTACTCACAAAGATTTAGACTAA
- a CDS encoding M48 family metalloprotease gives MSPQFELLQTAIEAYQQQRYHEAVKILENYCNSSIDHNNKYYLQAQFWLIKAYQKSNQKQQAIALAKQLATHPNSEAQKWAKLALESLNSQSQSRITHSKPKRAAQAGIKLAMTSVASNLALASGVTITLLLGMVFVLFLALTFILSSDDPVNGLNIAIAGTLLFNIAAFFLSPLLMDLMQNWLYHTRWVSLAEVQRYSPETAKIIQRICAQQKLQQPRLGIIDDQNPTAFTYGSLPNTARLVVSQGLFTYLEDEEIATVYAHELGHIVHWDFAVMTLASTLVQITYLIYTFARRVGRSGGEKVKNAAGTAAAVAYVFYIVGTYLLLYLSRTREYFADHFAAETTGNPNALSRALVKIAYGILEESKHAAEPSRLIEGTRALGIYDAKAATATGTAYRIAPPQQLGRVFLWDMFNPWGWFMELSSTHPLTGKRIRALSNYAEQLGLETEFDLSRVIAEGKSLDKKKLYGNFALDVLLYAAQAIGIFGGLIVGLFLVSAEVASGTVILATVLIGFGIGTLIKAAVMFPNFQFTASSDVLTLMSDPYASPLRGKPIRLQGELIGRGDAGYQFGSDLKLQARTGMIYLRYASRFGSLGNFFFGMNRVKNLIGSSVSTVGWFRRGVMPWLDLAQLRTDAGTVVNSYHRFWLYFTGTGAIILGVLVLPMLT, from the coding sequence ATGTCTCCTCAATTTGAATTATTACAAACAGCTATAGAAGCTTACCAACAACAACGTTACCACGAGGCTGTAAAAATACTAGAAAACTATTGCAATAGTAGTATCGACCATAACAATAAATACTATCTACAAGCACAATTTTGGTTAATCAAAGCGTATCAAAAATCAAATCAAAAGCAACAAGCGATCGCCCTGGCAAAACAGCTTGCAACTCATCCCAACTCAGAAGCTCAAAAGTGGGCAAAACTCGCCCTCGAATCTTTAAACAGCCAATCACAATCCCGCATAACACACAGTAAACCCAAACGAGCCGCACAAGCAGGAATTAAACTTGCTATGACGAGTGTTGCAAGTAATCTGGCGCTAGCATCCGGCGTAACAATAACATTGCTCTTAGGAATGGTGTTCGTCTTATTTTTAGCACTAACTTTCATTCTGAGTAGCGACGATCCGGTTAACGGATTGAATATTGCGATCGCAGGTACACTTCTATTCAATATCGCAGCCTTTTTCTTATCACCACTGCTGATGGACTTGATGCAGAATTGGCTGTATCATACTCGTTGGGTATCTTTAGCAGAAGTGCAACGCTATAGTCCAGAAACGGCAAAAATCATTCAACGCATCTGTGCCCAACAAAAGCTACAGCAGCCTCGGCTAGGCATTATTGATGACCAAAACCCCACCGCTTTCACGTATGGTTCGCTGCCCAATACGGCGCGTTTAGTTGTCAGCCAAGGGCTTTTTACTTACTTAGAAGACGAAGAAATTGCCACAGTATACGCTCATGAACTTGGTCACATTGTTCACTGGGACTTTGCTGTCATGACGCTAGCTTCAACTTTAGTACAAATCACTTACTTAATTTACACCTTTGCGCGTAGGGTAGGAAGAAGTGGTGGTGAAAAAGTTAAAAATGCCGCAGGAACAGCCGCAGCAGTAGCGTATGTTTTTTACATAGTCGGCACTTATCTACTTCTTTATCTGTCGCGAACACGCGAATATTTTGCCGATCATTTTGCAGCTGAAACCACAGGTAATCCTAATGCACTATCTCGCGCTTTAGTCAAGATTGCCTATGGTATTTTAGAAGAAAGCAAACACGCTGCTGAACCAAGTCGCTTAATTGAAGGTACTCGTGCGTTAGGAATTTACGACGCCAAAGCTGCGACAGCAACAGGAACTGCGTATCGCATCGCGCCACCACAACAACTAGGGCGTGTTTTCTTATGGGATATGTTTAACCCTTGGGGTTGGTTTATGGAGTTGAGTTCTACTCACCCCCTCACCGGAAAACGCATCCGCGCTTTGAGTAACTATGCTGAACAATTAGGATTAGAAACAGAGTTTGATCTCAGTCGTGTTATTGCTGAAGGCAAAAGTCTTGATAAGAAAAAGCTGTATGGTAACTTTGCGTTAGATGTATTGCTTTATGCTGCGCAAGCGATCGGAATTTTTGGTGGTCTAATTGTTGGTTTGTTCTTAGTTTCAGCCGAAGTTGCGAGTGGAACAGTTATCCTTGCAACAGTTTTAATTGGTTTTGGCATAGGAACTTTAATCAAAGCTGCGGTGATGTTCCCCAATTTTCAATTTACTGCAAGTTCTGATGTTCTCACCCTAATGTCCGATCCTTACGCCAGCCCCTTGCGCGGTAAACCGATCAGACTCCAAGGTGAATTAATCGGGCGTGGTGATGCTGGCTATCAGTTTGGTTCTGATTTGAAGCTACAAGCTCGTACAGGTATGATCTATCTACGCTATGCTTCGCGTTTTGGTTCTTTGGGAAACTTCTTTTTTGGTATGAACCGCGTCAAAAACTTAATTGGTTCTTCGGTTAGTACTGTTGGTTGGTTTCGTCGTGGTGTGATGCCGTGGCTAGATTTAGCGCAGCTACGTACTGATGCAGGTACTGTTGTTAACAGCTATCACCGCTTTTGGTTATATTTTACAGGCACTGGTGCAATTATTTTAGGTGTGTTGGTATTACCAATGCTTACTTAA
- a CDS encoding LuxR C-terminal-related transcriptional regulator, whose translation MVYSLHPLFQAIASAPTQQALRFRFMDSISGYFGVQRWGIYLLDTENSLASVDVKGVSEAFVEQYQQIGKSVDPVLRYVVQYHAPAHEELVLPKGAWKQSELYKRCCATYDHEHIMTGPIVGQGQLIGTVNFARIGNAPAFSQLDLASFGAVCMHLSARLAQLRHPSVVPNPLFKRLSAREVQIANLVAKGLTNAEIGAELWITQNSVKQALKRMFRKLEVSARTEMVAKLRDML comes from the coding sequence ATGGTTTATTCTCTTCACCCTTTATTTCAGGCGATCGCCTCTGCACCTACCCAACAGGCATTACGATTCAGGTTCATGGATAGCATCAGCGGATACTTTGGGGTGCAACGTTGGGGAATTTATCTTTTAGACACGGAAAATAGCTTAGCCAGCGTTGATGTCAAGGGAGTTTCAGAGGCTTTTGTTGAGCAATATCAACAAATAGGTAAATCTGTTGATCCAGTTCTGCGATATGTTGTGCAGTATCATGCTCCAGCCCATGAAGAGTTAGTTTTGCCAAAAGGCGCTTGGAAACAGAGCGAATTGTACAAAAGGTGCTGTGCTACATACGACCATGAGCATATCATGACTGGACCAATCGTTGGGCAAGGTCAATTAATCGGTACAGTGAACTTTGCTCGTATTGGTAATGCACCTGCATTTAGCCAACTTGATTTAGCTAGTTTCGGCGCGGTTTGTATGCATTTGTCTGCACGCCTTGCCCAATTGCGACACCCTTCAGTTGTTCCAAATCCACTATTTAAACGCCTGAGTGCTAGAGAAGTTCAAATCGCTAATCTTGTTGCTAAAGGATTAACTAATGCAGAGATTGGCGCAGAGTTATGGATTACTCAGAATTCTGTCAAACAAGCCTTAAAGCGTATGTTTCGGAAATTGGAAGTTTCTGCGCGGACAGAAATGGTAGCAAAATTGCGTGATATGCTTTAA
- a CDS encoding DJ-1/PfpI family protein, which translates to MTQLQIGFLIYPDVIQLDVMGAYQVLAFPSNTQLHLIWKNLTPIVSNEGLTLTPTVTFADCPPLDVICVPGGGIGQVAVTKDAEILSFLQQQSTSVQYLTSVCTGSMILAAAGLLQGYKATCHWAFRDQLAMLGVEVIPQRVVIDRNRVTGAGVTSGIDFGLTLLKLLCGEEVAKMAQLMMEYTPKPPFNAGTPATAGKEIVQPLLQFGKPLLDAFLAQTQEIAAQLKEETRFC; encoded by the coding sequence ATGACTCAACTACAAATTGGCTTTCTAATTTATCCGGATGTTATTCAACTTGACGTAATGGGAGCTTATCAGGTTCTAGCATTTCCATCGAACACACAACTGCATTTGATCTGGAAAAACCTAACTCCGATCGTCAGTAACGAAGGTTTAACTCTTACTCCAACTGTAACATTTGCCGATTGCCCACCTCTAGACGTGATTTGCGTTCCTGGTGGGGGTATTGGGCAAGTCGCAGTTACGAAAGACGCTGAAATCTTAAGCTTCCTGCAACAACAATCTACATCTGTTCAATACCTAACTAGTGTATGTACAGGCTCAATGATCTTGGCTGCTGCTGGTTTACTGCAAGGCTACAAAGCAACTTGTCACTGGGCATTTCGAGATCAATTGGCAATGCTAGGAGTTGAAGTTATACCCCAACGAGTTGTGATTGATCGCAATCGTGTCACAGGGGCTGGCGTCACATCTGGAATTGATTTTGGCTTAACCCTACTGAAATTGCTATGTGGCGAGGAGGTAGCAAAAATGGCTCAATTGATGATGGAATATACACCTAAACCACCCTTCAATGCCGGTACACCTGCAACAGCAGGTAAGGAAATTGTGCAACCATTGTTGCAGTTTGGTAAGCCGCTTCTCGATGCATTTTTAGCGCAAACACAAGAAATAGCGGCTCAATTGAAAGAGGAAACCCGATTTTGCTAG
- a CDS encoding DUF2141 domain-containing protein gives MVRVLLFGLAIATATSLIASTALAQPSNKLTVVVDRIARPRGQVCFRLYDKDKGFPQSDAGVIQSGCTNAQGSSVVAEFHGLQAGTYAVTIFHDENNDQKLNTNFLGIPREGFAISNNPPVKIGAPKFNNASFSVEGDTTIRVNMRYL, from the coding sequence ATGGTAAGAGTATTGCTTTTCGGCTTGGCGATCGCGACTGCTACAAGTTTGATTGCAAGTACAGCCTTAGCCCAACCGAGTAACAAATTAACCGTAGTTGTAGATAGAATTGCCCGTCCTAGAGGTCAAGTTTGTTTTAGACTTTACGATAAAGACAAAGGTTTCCCGCAGAGTGATGCTGGTGTGATTCAAAGTGGTTGCACGAATGCGCAAGGCTCTTCAGTTGTAGCAGAATTTCATGGATTACAGGCTGGAACGTATGCGGTAACTATATTTCATGATGAAAATAATGACCAAAAACTAAATACAAACTTCTTAGGTATTCCTAGAGAAGGTTTTGCAATTTCTAACAATCCCCCAGTAAAAATTGGTGCCCCCAAGTTTAACAATGCTAGTTTTAGTGTTGAGGGAGATACAACGATTAGAGTCAATATGCGGTATTTGTAG
- the mazG gene encoding nucleoside triphosphate pyrophosphohydrolase, which yields MTHPQNSNQPQATHETLVAIQELIDVVAKLRSPDGGCPWDLAQTPETLIPYVIEEAYEVVDAIRTHDQTAIAEELGDLLLQVVLQAQIASEVGHFSLKEIAQGITQKLIRRHPHVFGDVSVQNVDEVRQNWEQIKAAEKGTSLTDAQRLSSKLSRYTRSLPPLLAGMKISQKAAAAGFEWENIEGVWAKYHEELAEFQEAIAHKPLEEQQAELGDLLFVIINLARWYQLDPDAALQGTNQRFVQRIIQMETFAQRPLSEYTLEELENLWQQAKARLAKIQSSEDAV from the coding sequence ATGACTCACCCTCAAAACTCAAATCAACCGCAAGCTACTCACGAAACTTTGGTAGCAATCCAAGAACTTATTGATGTTGTGGCAAAACTGCGATCGCCTGATGGTGGTTGTCCGTGGGATCTAGCACAAACGCCGGAAACTTTGATTCCTTATGTGATTGAGGAAGCCTACGAAGTCGTAGATGCGATTCGCACTCACGACCAAACCGCGATCGCTGAAGAACTAGGGGATTTATTATTACAAGTTGTTTTGCAAGCACAAATTGCCTCAGAAGTTGGTCATTTTAGCCTTAAAGAGATTGCCCAAGGAATTACTCAAAAACTGATTCGCCGCCATCCTCATGTGTTTGGAGATGTTAGTGTCCAAAATGTCGATGAAGTGCGACAAAATTGGGAACAAATCAAAGCAGCAGAAAAAGGCACATCCCTAACAGATGCGCAAAGATTAAGCAGTAAACTAAGTCGATATACGCGATCGCTACCACCACTGTTAGCCGGAATGAAAATTTCTCAAAAAGCGGCGGCGGCGGGATTTGAGTGGGAAAATATCGAGGGCGTGTGGGCAAAATATCACGAAGAACTTGCCGAATTTCAAGAAGCGATCGCTCACAAACCATTAGAAGAACAACAAGCAGAACTTGGTGACTTGCTATTTGTAATTATCAACCTAGCGCGATGGTATCAACTCGATCCCGACGCAGCATTGCAAGGAACGAATCAAAGATTTGTCCAACGCATCATCCAAATGGAAACTTTTGCACAGCGTCCTTTGTCTGAGTATACGCTGGAAGAATTAGAAAATTTATGGCAACAAGCTAAAGCCAGATTAGCTAAAATCCAGTCTTCTGAGGACGCAGTTTAG